Genomic DNA from Acidisoma sp. PAMC 29798:
CGACGATGGCGCCGCGTTTCTGTCTAATCATATGCGTGCCGACATGACGGATCACAAAGAACACGCCATCGAGATTGATGGCCATGACACGCCGCCAATCCTCATCCGAATGGGTCGCACTATCGGCTTCGTAGGAAATACCCGCATTCGCCACCAGAATGTCGATCGCGCCATGGATCACGACGACATCGTCAATCGCGGCATCCACGGCCTTGCGGTCCGTGACGTCGAAAACGATGGAGGAAGCGGCGTATCCCTGATCGGCTAGTGTTTGCGCCGCGTCTGACACAGTGACCGCGCTATCTGCCAAGACAACGGTCGCGCCCATTTCCGCCAAGCGCGTTGCGATAGCAAAGCCAATGCCGCGCCGCGCGCCGGTAACGAGAGCGACACGCCCATCAAGCCGGAAGAAGCTGTCAATTGCAGGGGTCATGATCATTGCGCGGTATAGCCGCCGTCGCAGACCAGGCTGGCGCCGGTCACGAAGCGGGCCTCGTCCGAGGCCAGGAACAACACACAGTTTGCGACGTCCACAGGCTCGCCCAAGGTCAGCGGATGTTTGCGGCTCATAACCTCGATATAATGATCGAGGCCGCCCGGATAGGTTTCGCCCGCTTTCATGAACAAAGGCGTTTTAACGGAGCCGGGATGAACGCAGTTCACACGAATGCCATAGGGCGCGTAACAAACGGCATCGGTCTTGGTCATCATCAGTACCGCACCCTTGGTGCCGTGATAGGGCGGCAGATCATCATTGCCGATCAAGCCGTAGATTGATGAGAAATTGACGATGGCGCCACGCTTCGCCGCCATCATATGCGGCAATACATGCTTGCTGCAGAGAAATGGCCCCCGCGTATTGACGGCAAAGACGAGATCCCATTCCTCGACCGTCGCCTCATGGGTGAACTTGTTGGCACCGGGAATGCCGGCATTGTTGACGAGAATATCGATCTTGCCCCAGCGATCGACCACCTGCTGAACGCCGGCGACGATCGTGGCCTCCTTCGTCACATCGACCATGATGGCAATCGCCTCATAGCCTTGCGCGCGCAACCGCTCCGCCGTGCTTTCCGCGGCGGCGACATTGACATCGAAGATGGCGACGCGCGCACCTTCCTGCACAAAACGTTCGCAAGTCGCCTCGCCAATTCCTGTTCCGCCGCCGGTGATGATGGCGACCTTGTCTTCCAATCTCGACATTGCTGTTTTCTCCGTCCTGTTAGGCGTTGAGGAGCGTGACCTTGATGCAACGGTCGGCCTGCTTGCCGAGTTCAAAGGCTGCAACGGCATCTTCGAGTGCAAAACTATGGGTGCGGATCGGCGACAGATCGAGGCGGGTGCGTTCCAGGAAACGGATCGCGGCCGGCCAGACGCCCGGCGAACCGATACAGCCCATGACGGTGAGGTTGCGCATCTGGATATTCCCGAGATGAGAGGAAACCTCACGACCGATATTGATGCCGATCATCGCCACGCGCCCTTCTTCCCGGACGAGATCGAAGACCACGCCGAGTGAGCGATCATGGCCGGCGGCTTCGATGACGAGATCGGCGCCTTTGCCGGTCAGTTCCATGACGCGTTCCACGGCGTTTTCCGTGGCGGGATCGATCACCGTATCCGCACCGAGTTTGAGAGCCGCCGCCCTGCGATGTGCGATGGGATCGATAACGATGACGCGCGCACCCATGCCTATGGCGGCGGCGGCCGAAACAAGGCCGATAGTGCCGCCGCCGGAGACGACGACCGTCTCACTCGCATTCGTGCCACCCAGGCGCTGGACGCCGTAGAAGCCGCAGGTGAAGGGCTCGATCAATGAGGCTGCCAGGTCATCGATGCTATCGGGCAGCTTATGCAGCCATTCCGGTCGCACCGTGAAGAACTCGCGGTCGGCGCCGTCCAGGGAAAAGCCGAAGTGGTGGACCCGATCGGGGAGCCGCACGACGCATTCGCCGACCACCCTTTCCCCGACCGCGAAGCCGCGCACATCGCGACCCACGTCCACGATCTCACCGCACCACTCATGACCCGGCGTCACCGGGTAGGAAATGGGAATGATGTAGCGCCCACCGAGCAGTTCATAATCGGAGTGACAGATGCCGACGGCTTTCATGCGCACGAGAATTTCGTTCGGCGTGATCGTCGGCATATCGACGTCGCGCAACTCAGGCCGGTCGGGTGCCGCAAAACTAAGGGCCCTCATCACACCGTCTCCTGCACGGTGATAGGGCCTCTCAGCACGACCTTTTCGACGGCTTCAACCTTGCCCGACTTGGCGGCACGCACGATCGTTTCCAGCAATGTGATATTCGCGATCATCTCCTCGCCCGTGATGGGGTAGTCTGCAATCCCTGCCACGGCTCTGCCGAAGGCTTCGAGATTGGCGACCACCGCCTCGGATGGGCCGACCTCCGTCGTCACAATCGGACCGGACACGTCGCCCTTGATGACAACCCAACCCTCCGGCGCCTCGACATGGGCTCGGTCGCGGATTTCGACCCAACCCTTGGTGCCATAAACCGCGAAACGGGAGATGAAGGGCGTCGCCAAGGTCGCGGAGATATAGGCGGTGCCGCCGCCGATAAAACGGATATAGGCGCTCATCGTATCACCGGAGGGCAGGTCGGAGGCAAGGGTCTCGCAGGTGACCGTGACATCCGACGCCGCACCCATCAGGCGTATCGCGAGATCGGTGAGGTGGATGCCGGTCGCGGTCATGCCGCCGGCCGGCGCCTGGTCTGGCTTGAGACGCCAATTGGTGGGGTCGAGGCTGAGGAATTTGTCGTGGCTGAAATTCGCCTCGATCTGCAACAGACGGCCAAGTTTGCCGGCGGCGGCATCCGCAAGCAATTGCGCCATCGGCGGTTCGAAGCGCCGTTCATGCCCCATGCCAAGAACGAGACCTGCGTCGCGGCAGAGCGTCACGGCCTGTGCAGCACCCGCGCCCGTGAGGGCGAGCGGCTTTTCGCAGAAAACATGCTTGCCGGCCGCGACGGATTGGGCGATCTGCTGCTCGTGAAAGGCATGCGGTGTCGCGAGGATCACGGCATCGATATCGGGATCTGCGAGGGCCTCGGCCAGACTGTCGCCCAACGGCAGGTTGCGCGCCGCTGCAAACTCCCGCGCCGCATCGATTGCCGGGTCAACGGCGCGGGTAATGCGAAGGACATCGCCATGCGCGGCCATGGTATCGACCATCTTCCGACCCCACCAACCGAGGCCAACAAGCGCAACCTTTATGGTTGTCATCTTTATTCTCTCCCTAAGATTTTAGAGTCTTTCGAGGAGCGCCTCACGATTGGACGTGTAAAGCGCGTCAATGGCCTGTTGCGCTGCCAACAATGCCTCGACATCAGTTTTCCGGCCCGTCAGGGCATCATGAACCTCATCCCCTAGAATACGCTCGACAGCGGGGTATTCGGGAATTGGCGGCCGCTGCCACGTGTCGAGCAGATTGAGCTGTGCGACACGCTCGACAAAATGAACGATCGGCGAGCTTTGCTGCATTTCGGGATCGGACGCGAGGCTGAAACGCGGCAGGATCGGAAATCCGCTTTTGACATGGCTTCTGACGGCATCAGGCGAGTGCATCCAGGCGATGGCATCCACCGCCGTTTGCACGCGTGAGCTCGGAAGATTGGCCGGTATCGCGAGCACGAACCCGCCCACAGGTGCTACGCTGGCGCCTTCAGGCCCTGCGGGATGCGGGAGGTAATCGACCTGCCTGCGCACACGGGAACGCGTGTCGTATTCGAATCGCGTCGCCCGCATGCTCCAGCAGTAGGACATGGCGGCATGGCCATCTAAGAACGTCTCCAGACTCGATTCCCAATCGAGTTCCGTCACATCAGGCGGAGAAATCTCAGTCAGTCGGTGCATATAATTGAGAACTCGCAGGCCCTGCTTGATAGGAACGATCGGTCTCGCTTCCGCACCTTCGGCGCCGCGGCTGACGAGATAGGCGCCGCAGCAACTCAGAAAGAACAGAAAGCTTGACGCGATCGGCATGCCCCGCGCCGCATTCCAGGCAATGCCGTACCGCCCCAGCGCCGGCGCATGGAGGGAACGGCCGGCTGCGATGACTTCGTCGAAGGTCCTCGGCGCTTGCAGACCGGCGGCCTGAAACAGATCGCGGCGAATGGCCAGAGTCTCGATCGTGCAATAGATGGGCACACCGTATTGCTTTCCGTGCCATTGCCCGCCCGGCCAGAACTGGTGATGAAAATCATCGGGCTTGATGCCGGCGGTGGCGAGTTCTTCCCCAATCGGTCTGATGAGACCGCGGCTGGCGAATTCCCCAACCCAGGGAAAATTGACGGCGATGACATCGTATTCGGAAACGGATCGCGCGGCATTGGCCATTGCCAGTCGATACAGTTGCGGCAGGCGCACCAGTTCGAAGTCGCGGCGGGATCCGAAACTCGTCCTTAGGTCGGACCACATGTTTTGCAGAGCGATGAAGTAATTGTCTTCCGCCATCAGGAAGCGTAGGTCCAGGCGGCGGCCCTGTTGTTGCAGCAACCTGAGGGGCGGCCCCATGATTTCGCCAGACGGCATCCCGCCGAAATAGTAGCTGTCCGCCTCCTCGGTCTTTTCGCGATTACCGAAGGTCCGGGCCAGCAGCCCCTTGACCTCCCGCATATAGGTTTCGAAGGCGGTCGTGAGCGTCGGGCTCGGCTCCAAGGCAAAAGACCGCCCGGTATTGCCGCGCGGAGTCTTCAGAATCAGGCCGGCGCCGATGAGTTCCTCCACCTTGCGTTGCGCCGTCGTGTAGGGTGCATAGCCGGCCTGGGCGAGAGCGGAAATCGTCACCACCTCGCCGCGCAGGGTGCCGCGAATGAGGTGATTGACGATACGCCAGACAAGTTCAGGATCGCCGTAGGGAAAGAGCGTCGTCCAAGGCGTGCGGATATGGTCGAGGAATTCCAGGATCCGGATTGTCTCCAGCGCGTTGGTGCGGGCGCGGCCCATCGCCTGTTTCAGTCGGCTGCTGAGGACAGTAAGGGGGCAGACAATCCGGCCGATGCCTCATATTGCTCCAGCAATACAAAGAAGTCCTGTTCCCCCGCGCCCTGAGCATAGGCCGCTTCGTATTGTTGCCGGATCAAGGCCACGAGATAGACCGGGATATGCTGCATGCGCGCGGTGTCGAGGACGAGGTCGAAGTCCTTGATCATCTGCGTGACCGTGAAGGCGGGCGTGAAATCGCGGCGTGACAGCATGTCACGCTTATAGGCGATGAGCGGGGACGCGACGGCGCTTTCGCCGATGACCTCCAGCATCTGCGCGATATCGAGATTGCCCTTGCGCCCGAAGGTCAATGCCTCCGCCAGGATCGCCGAGGTGGATCCCACAAGCATGTTGATGGCGAGCTTGAGATAGCGCGCCTCTTCGCCGGCGCCGAGATAGAAGCGGCGTGTGGAGAAAGCCTCCAGCAAAGGCTCAATGCGGCGATACGCCGCTTCCGGTCCCGAGGCGAGAACCGTGAGCTTGGCCGTGACCGCCGTCGCTGTGCTGCCGGAGATCGGCGCCCGCAGATACTCGACACCGGCACCCGTGAGCGCTTTGGCGACCTCTTCCGACATGGCGGGAGACACGGTGCTGGTCTCGACGATGATCTGTCCACGACGCAGGCTGGAGAGGATGCCCTGCGCGCCGAGGATCAGCCCGCTCAGCGCCGCATCATGGGGCATGGAGATGAAGATGATCTCCGCCGACTGCACTACATGGCGGGCCGAGGCCGCAATGGCGCCGCCTTCCGCCCCGGCCTGCAGCATCGCGCTCGCCATGGTGTCGAAAACATCGACAGCATGTCCGGCCTTGATGAGATGCAGGCACATCGGCGCGCCCATTTTCCCCAGGCCGATCCAGCCGAGGCGCGGGTTGTCCGCTCGCGCGTCGGTCATTCTTGCGGTCCTTGCGAAAGCGTTGCGGCTTCGTGCTGCAGCCGGATGTCGGTATCGAGATACTTGAACGGCGCCTGCATACCCCGCGCGGCGGCCCGTTCGGCATCGGTCGAGGTGAGAACGTCGCGAATCAGCGCCTCCTTGACGCCGAACACGGCGTCACTGCTGAGATAGGGGTCGCCCGCGAGGAAGACATGTGTCGTCAACGCGTCATAGCCCTGGGCCGAGACGATGAAGTGGATATGCGCCGGTCGCATGGGATGACGCCCCAAAGCCGCGAGCATCTTGCCCACCGGCCCATCATTCGGAATTGGATAGGACGCGGGAACGATGGTGCGAAACCAGAAGTGTCCGTCCGCACCGGTGCGGAACACACCGCGCAGATTCATGTCCGGCTGGCTGGGATCCTGCGTATCGTAGAAACCATCTTCCGACGTCTGCCAAATATCGAGGACCGCGCCTTCGATCGGCACGCCCCGCTCATCGAGCACGCGGCCTTCGACCAGCAGAGGCTCCCCACGACCGTCGAGGGAGATGGTGCCGCCCATGTCCATTTCGGGCGCACCATCGACATGGAAGGGGCCAAGAACGGTTGACGGTGTCACGTCATCGAGCTTGCGATTGTTGATAGCATCGACGAGCATCGACACACCGAGCGTATCGGACAGCAGAATGAACTCCTGCCGCCGATCGCTGGAGATCTGGCCCGTGGCGGTGAGGAAGGCGATGGCGGCCATCCATTCCGCCGATGTGAGATCAAGCTCGCGCACCACCGCATGCAGATGAGGCACCAGCACCGCCATAATCTGCGTGAGGCGAGGCAGCGAGCACGCCTCGTTGCGGCCGAGCACGATGTCGGTGGCGGTCTCTTCGGTAAAGTCGCGGTCGAGCGCTCTCATGCGGCGACGCCCCGCTGGCTGACGGTATGCGGACGCGTGCCATGAAAGGCATCGTCGAGCAAACCGCGAATGGCGCCGCGCTCCAGCGGCCTCGGATTGGGATAGGGCCGTGCGGTCGCGAGATCCGCCGCCCGATCGAGGTCGCTTTCCTTCATGCCGAGCTGTGCCAAAGTGATCGGCGCGCCGAGCGTATTCGCAAGATCGTAGAGGCCGCCTGCCGCGTCCGATACACCGAGGGCGCGTGCCACACGGCTCATCGCTTCCGGTGCAGCTGCGGCATTATAGGCCACCGCATGCGGCAGAATAACCGTATGGGTTTCGGCATGGGGAAGGCCGAAGGACCCGCCGAGCACATGGCAAAGCTTGTGATGCAGCGCCATGCCCACACTGCCGAGCACCACACCGCAAAGCCAGGCACCATACTGCGCCTTCGACCGCGCTTCGATGTCACGGGGGTTTTTGACGATGATGGGCAGAGCGCTTGCAAGAGCCGCGATCGCCTCTTCCGCCATCAGGGAGATGATCGGGTTGCCGGCCTCGGCATAGAGCCCTTCCACTGCATGGGCGATGGCGTTCATGCCACTCGTGGCACTGAGACTGACGGGAAGGCTCAGCGTCAGCGTGACGTCATACAGCGTCGTTTCGGGTAGAACCTTGAGGGTTCGCTGCGTGACCTTCTCGCCGTCGCGCGTTTCGCCGAGGATGGGCGTCATTTCCGAGCCCGCATAGGTGGTGGGAATGACGATCTGCGGCAGATCGGTGCGCAGGGCGATGGCCTTGCCGAGGCCGATGGTGGAGCCGCCACCGATTGAGACGACGCCATCGACCGCCGCCGACCGCACGAGTTCCAGGGCCGCTTCGGTCACGTCATTGGGCGTGTGCATCGTAGCCCGTGAAAACACCCCCACGCTCACCGAGCCGAGCAAGGCGGCGATGGTATTGGCCTGGGAAACCTGTTCGGGCGTTGACAGCACCAACGCCCGTTTCATGCCAAGCCGATCAGCTTCGGCGGCCACGTGCGAGACGGCACCTTCCTCGAAGATGACGCGCATCGGTAGCGCCTCATAGGCGAACGGCCTGAACATCGGTGCTTCCTCCAGCCCTTTATCGGTCAGTCTTGTTCGCGGTTGCACAATGGCGCCGCGTTCCAACTCTTACGCCAAGTCTACCCCCAGGCGCACCCATGGCGAGAGTCAAAATATCCAAATTGGACAAAATCGCAGTTTTCATTTTCCGGGGGCTTCATACACTTGAATCAACAAGAACCAGCTGCATTGGATGGCTGGTAAAAGGGAGGACGTAATGCGGAACAGCCTCAAGTCCGTGCTATTTGGCATGGTTGCCTTAAGCACCCTCAGTGTGCCCGCTTTCGCCGATGGTTACACCGGCGCGCCGCGCACCATGCTCTTCAATCCGGCCCTGACGACCTGTCTGCGCGATACGGCGAAATACAAGAAAGCGCCGCCGTATACGATCGGCTTCTCGAATGCCGGCCTGGGTGACAGTTGGCGCGTCGTGATGCTCGATGAAATCAAGCAAGGTGCCGAGGATCACAAGGACAAGATTGCCAAACTGATCATCACCGATGCCGGGCATGATGACTCAAAGCAAGTGTCCGATGTGCAGGACTTGGTGTCCCAGGGCGTCGATCTTCTCATCGTCAGCGCGAATACTGAAAAAGCGCTCGACCCCGTGGTGACGCGCGCCATGCGCAAGGGCATTCCGGTCATCATGCTCGATCGCCGCATCTCCTCCGACAACTTCGTGACCTATGTGAACGCATCCGATCCGATGATGGGGCGGCTGTGGGCGCAGTGGATCGTGGAGAAGCTGCATGGCCACGGCAATATCGTGTTGCTCGGCGGCCAGGCAGGATCGAGCCCGAATGAGAATCGCATGGGCCCGGCGAAGGAAATCTTCGCCCAGTATCCGGACATCCATATTCTCGACACAGTCTATTCCGATTGGAGCCCGGTGAAGGCCAAGCAGGTGATGCAGGCCGTCATTGCCAAATACGGCCACAAGATCGATGCGGTCTGGTCTGCGCATGGTTTGCAGGTTCCGGGCTCGATCGAGGCCTTTGTCGAAGCCGGTTTCAAGCCGGGTGAAATCCCGATGCATACCACCGCCGATATCAATGGCGCCTTGCAGGACGCCCTGAAATATCATGTGCCCATGCTGGAGATCGGCGACCCACCGGCCCAGGGCCGCCTCGCCATCGACGTGGCGATCAAGGTGCTGTCCGGCACGACCGTTCCTTGTGTGGTGACGGTGAATTCCCAGATCGGCCTGACAGATGGTGACGAAACACCCTCGGTTCACGCCGATCGCGCGATCAAGGATATGGTGGTGCCGAACGGCCCGCCCGATCTGCTGATCACCAACGACCTCGGGCCAACCTACAACCCAGCGACAGCGCATATTCAGTATCCGCACTAGAGCTGGGAGGTTCGCGTGCTCTCCGTCACCGGCATCAGCAAGCGTTTCCCTGGCGTCCAAGCGCTCTCCGATCTTTCGTTGGAGGTGGCCGCTGGGGAAATTCATGCCTTGGTTGGAGAGAACGGCGCCGGCAAATCGACCCTGACCAAGATCATCGCGGGGGTACAACCCCCCGATGAAGGCGAGATCAGGCTCGATGGTCGTGTTGTCAAATGGCGTGGGCCGGCGGATGCGAAGGTCGCCGGCATCCATGTCATCTACCAGGAATTCGTGTTGTTTCCGCACCTTACGGTGGCGGAGAACATCTTTATCGGCCAAGCTCCACGCAGCCGGATCGGCTTTCTCGATGGGCGCCGCGCGGTCACCGCCGCGCGCGAGGTGCTCGGCCGCATGGGCGTTTCGATCGACCCACGACGCTTGATCGATAGCCTGACGGTGGCCGATCAGCAGATGGTCGAAATCGCCAAGGCGCTTGTCCATCGGCCAAAGGTTCTCATTCTCGATGAACCGACGGCGGTAATCGCAGGGCAGGAGGTGGTGCTGCTGTTCGAGCGGCTGCGCCGGCTGCGCGATGAAGGCGTCGCCATCATCTACATCTCCCACCGATTGGAGGAGATATTCCAGCTCTGCGACCGGCTGACCGTGGTGAAGGATGGTCGCCTCGTCGGCAGCAAGCCAGTGTCCGAAGTGACGCGGCAAGACCTCATCACCATGATGGTCGGCCGCGATCTCAGCCATCTCTTTCCACCGAAGCTTTCGCCCACGGCGGCGCAGAGGGACGAGACGGAGGTTTTGAGCGCGGAGGGTATCGTTGTCGCACCGCGCGTGCGCGGCGCGGGCCTCAAGCTCCAGGCGGGCGTCATCACCGGCCTCGCGGGCCTTGTCGGCGCTGGCCGGTCCGAACTCGCCATGGCGATCTTTGGCGGCACGAAGATGGAAGCCGGGTCGGTTACGGTCGGCGGACGCACCTTCACCAGCATGACCCCGGCCATCGCCATCGCGATGGGCATCGGTTTCGTCACGGAAGATCGCAAGAGCGAAGGTCTCGCCATGCTTTTGGACGTCGGCGCCAATATCACCGCCTCGTCCCTCGATAGCCTCCGGCGTGGCCCTTTCCTTGACCGCGCAAAGGAAGCGGCGATGTCGGAGGAGGATATCGCCAATTACCGCATCGCCTGCCGTGGCCCGTCCAATCCCGTGGCGACAATGTCGGGCGGGCACGCACCTGCCACCGCGTTCTCATCCTGGATGAGCCGACGCGTGGCGTCGATGTGGGCGCACGCACGGAAATCTATCGCATTATGCGCGACCTGGCGGCGCGTGGGATCGCCATCCTCATGATCAGTTCCGAATTGCCGGAAGTGATCGGCATGTCCGACCGAGTTTATGTCATGCGGGAGGGCCGGATCAGTGGCTTGCTCCAAGGCCAGGACATGACGGAGGAAGCAGTGATGGAACTTGCGACCCATCACGCCCTCGCGGCCGAATAAGGAGGCGATGTGAGCAACACGACCCAAACGGGCGGGACGCGGTTCGCGGCCCTGCGGCCATCCTCCCATACCGTTCGACTGGCCTTGGTGGTCTTGTTCATCATCGTGCTCATTGTCGTGGGCTCGACCATCACGGACCGCTTTGCCCGTGGTGAGAACTTCCTCAATATCTATGAGCAATCCACCGATCTGGCTTTGGTCTCGCTTGGACAGACATTGACGATCCTGACCGGGGGCATCGATCTGTCCGTGGGTTCGATGATCAGCCTGCTGTCGACTCTGACATCGGGCCTGATCAACAGTGACCAGTCGATGGTCTTGCCGGTCTGCGCCGGCATCATTCTGCTCGGCCTTGTCATCGGTGCCATCAACGGTCTTGGCGTCGTCTTCCTCAAAATCCATCCCCTGATCGTGACACTCGGCATGGGCGCGGTGTTGCAAGGCGCGGTCTTGCTCTATGCGCGTGGGCCGGCCGGCGGCACGCCGGATGGGTTCGATTTGCTGGCCTATGGCCGCGTTTATGACATATCGGTCGGCGCGACGATCACCATCGTGCTCTACCTCATCGTGGCAGTCTTGATGCGCAAGACAGCGACGGGCCGCGCCATCTATGCGGTGGGGGACGAGCCGGCTGCCGCCGTTCTTCTGGGCCTGCCCGTGCGGCGCGTGACGGTGCTGGTCTATGCCCTGTCGGGCTTCTTCTGCGCCCTGACGGCGATCTACCTTGTGTCGCGCTTCGGCACCGGCCAGCCCTATGCGGGCCAATATTACACGCTGCAATCGGTCACGCCCGTCGTGGTCGGTGGCACCTTGTTGAGCGGTGGGCGCGGTGGCGTCATCGGCACGCTGCTCGGTGCTTATCTTCTGGCCGTTCTGAACAATCTGTTGAACTTCATGCATGTTTCGACGCAGATACAGCTCATCGCCCAAGGCCTGATCATCATGGCCGCCGTCTCTGCCTACGTCGAACGCAAGAAGGTGGCGTGACGATGGATCAGGTGCTGCCGACCACCACCCGGAATGCCGTTTCCAAACGCAATGGCGGGGAGCTTCGCGCCCTCGCCGGCCGTTGGGGCATCTATGTCTTCCTCGTGTTTTTCATCATTCTGGCCGGCATCCTCGCCCCGTCGTTTTTGCACCCGGATAATCTGTCCAATCTTGTCATCCAGCTTGTGCCGCTGGCGCTTGTGGCGGTTGGCCAGTCCCTGGTCATCTTGGTGCGCGGCCTTGATCTCTCCGTCTCCTCCGTCATGGCGACGGCGGCCGTGGTCGGCACCAGCTTCGCCGGTACGGCCCATCCCGAGCTTCCGACCATCGTCGTCGCCATCATCATCGGCGGCCTGACGGGCGTCGTGAACGGTTTGCTGGTCACCAAGCGCCAGGTCTCCCCCTTCCTTGCGACACTCGCGAGCATGATCGTGCTCCAGGGCCTGCGCTTCGCCTGGACGCATGGCGCGCCGACCGGCGCCATGCCGCCTTTCTTTCGCGTCATCGGCACCGGCCGCTGGCATGAACTGCCGGTCAACCTTCTGGTTCTGATCCCCATCGTGGTGATTGTCGGCATCGTCGTGCATCGCACGGTGCTTGGCCGGAAACTCTATATCACCGGCGGCAATCCCGTAACGGCCCGTCTGCTGGGCTACAGGGTGACTAGCATCACCATCGGGGCCTATGTCGCGTCCGGCGTTCTCGCCGCCATCGCGGGCCTCGTGCTGGGCGGCTATTCGGAGATCGTCGACAATTCGGTCGGCGAGGGCTTCGAGCTTGATAGCATCGTCGCCGCCGTCATCGGTGGTTTCGCGCTATCGGGCGGACGCGGCACCGTGCCCGGTGCGCTCGCGGGCGCGGCCGTGTTGGTCTTGGTGTCCAACATCGTGCTTCTTGTAGGGCTGCCGATCCAATTCCAGATCATCCTCAAGGGACTCGTCATCGTCCTGGCGGCCGCCTGCTATCGCACCCGATAGAACCATCGCATCGAAAGTAGTCTGACCATGCATTTCATCATCCACTGCCTCGACTATCCGGGCGCGGTCGATCGCCGCTTGGCGCATTACGAGGCCCACAAGACCTATCTGTCGGCGCCGTCTGTGAAGATCGTCATTTCCGGCCCTCTGCTCGCGCCGGGCACGGAGACGATGATCGGCAGCCTGTTCCTCGTCGAAGCCGAAACCATGGCGGAGGCTCAGGCCTTTCACGACAACGACCCCTTCAAGGCCGCGAACA
This window encodes:
- a CDS encoding SDR family NAD(P)-dependent oxidoreductase, yielding MTPAIDSFFRLDGRVALVTGARRGIGFAIATRLAEMGATVVLADSAVTVSDAAQTLADQGYAASSIVFDVTDRKAVDAAIDDVVVIHGAIDILVANAGISYEADSATHSDEDWRRVMAINLDGVFFVIRHVGTHMIRQKRGAIVAISSIAGVKYVQPEHHLGYDVTKAGVAHMCKVLGCEWAPHNVRVNAVGPGYTDTEMLADVGSAHPEVLKRWLDDIPMGRLMDRREIANAVTFLASDAASGITGHLLMVDGGYSVS
- a CDS encoding intradiol ring-cleavage dioxygenase — encoded protein: MRALDRDFTEETATDIVLGRNEACSLPRLTQIMAVLVPHLHAVVRELDLTSAEWMAAIAFLTATGQISSDRRQEFILLSDTLGVSMLVDAINNRKLDDVTPSTVLGPFHVDGAPEMDMGGTISLDGRGEPLLVEGRVLDERGVPIEGAVLDIWQTSEDGFYDTQDPSQPDMNLRGVFRTGADGHFWFRTIVPASYPIPNDGPVGKMLAALGRHPMRPAHIHFIVSAQGYDALTTHVFLAGDPYLSSDAVFGVKEALIRDVLTSTDAERAAARGMQAPFKYLDTDIRLQHEAATLSQGPQE
- a CDS encoding NAD(P)-dependent oxidoreductase; translated protein: MTDARADNPRLGWIGLGKMGAPMCLHLIKAGHAVDVFDTMASAMLQAGAEGGAIAASARHVVQSAEIIFISMPHDAALSGLILGAQGILSSLRRGQIIVETSTVSPAMSEEVAKALTGAGVEYLRAPISGSTATAVTAKLTVLASGPEAAYRRIEPLLEAFSTRRFYLGAGEEARYLKLAINMLVGSTSAILAEALTFGRKGNLDIAQMLEVIGESAVASPLIAYKRDMLSRRDFTPAFTVTQMIKDFDLVLDTARMQHIPVYLVALIRQQYEAAYAQGAGEQDFFVLLEQYEASAGLSAPLLSSAAD
- a CDS encoding Gfo/Idh/MocA family protein; translation: MTTIKVALVGLGWWGRKMVDTMAAHGDVLRITRAVDPAIDAAREFAAARNLPLGDSLAEALADPDIDAVILATPHAFHEQQIAQSVAAGKHVFCEKPLALTGAGAAQAVTLCRDAGLVLGMGHERRFEPPMAQLLADAAAGKLGRLLQIEANFSHDKFLSLDPTNWRLKPDQAPAGGMTATGIHLTDLAIRLMGAASDVTVTCETLASDLPSGDTMSAYIRFIGGGTAYISATLATPFISRFAVYGTKGWVEIRDRAHVEAPEGWVVIKGDVSGPIVTTEVGPSEAVVANLEAFGRAVAGIADYPITGEEMIANITLLETIVRAAKSGKVEAVEKVVLRGPITVQETV
- a CDS encoding extracellular solute-binding protein, with protein sequence MGRARTNALETIRILEFLDHIRTPWTTLFPYGDPELVWRIVNHLIRGTLRGEVVTISALAQAGYAPYTTAQRKVEELIGAGLILKTPRGNTGRSFALEPSPTLTTAFETYMREVKGLLARTFGNREKTEEADSYYFGGMPSGEIMGPPLRLLQQQGRRLDLRFLMAEDNYFIALQNMWSDLRTSFGSRRDFELVRLPQLYRLAMANAARSVSEYDVIAVNFPWVGEFASRGLIRPIGEELATAGIKPDDFHHQFWPGGQWHGKQYGVPIYCTIETLAIRRDLFQAAGLQAPRTFDEVIAAGRSLHAPALGRYGIAWNAARGMPIASSFLFFLSCCGAYLVSRGAEGAEARPIVPIKQGLRVLNYMHRLTEISPPDVTELDWESSLETFLDGHAAMSYCWSMRATRFEYDTRSRVRRQVDYLPHPAGPEGASVAPVGGFVLAIPANLPSSRVQTAVDAIAWMHSPDAVRSHVKSGFPILPRFSLASDPEMQQSSPIVHFVERVAQLNLLDTWQRPPIPEYPAVERILGDEVHDALTGRKTDVEALLAAQQAIDALYTSNREALLERL
- a CDS encoding zinc-dependent alcohol dehydrogenase, encoding MRALSFAAPDRPELRDVDMPTITPNEILVRMKAVGICHSDYELLGGRYIIPISYPVTPGHEWCGEIVDVGRDVRGFAVGERVVGECVVRLPDRVHHFGFSLDGADREFFTVRPEWLHKLPDSIDDLAASLIEPFTCGFYGVQRLGGTNASETVVVSGGGTIGLVSAAAAIGMGARVIVIDPIAHRRAAALKLGADTVIDPATENAVERVMELTGKGADLVIEAAGHDRSLGVVFDLVREEGRVAMIGINIGREVSSHLGNIQMRNLTVMGCIGSPGVWPAAIRFLERTRLDLSPIRTHSFALEDAVAAFELGKQADRCIKVTLLNA
- a CDS encoding SDR family NAD(P)-dependent oxidoreductase; this encodes MSRLEDKVAIITGGGTGIGEATCERFVQEGARVAIFDVNVAAAESTAERLRAQGYEAIAIMVDVTKEATIVAGVQQVVDRWGKIDILVNNAGIPGANKFTHEATVEEWDLVFAVNTRGPFLCSKHVLPHMMAAKRGAIVNFSSIYGLIGNDDLPPYHGTKGAVLMMTKTDAVCYAPYGIRVNCVHPGSVKTPLFMKAGETYPGGLDHYIEVMSRKHPLTLGEPVDVANCVLFLASDEARFVTGASLVCDGGYTAQ